A segment of the Populus alba chromosome 9, ASM523922v2, whole genome shotgun sequence genome:
GTGTGATTGAtaagctttttttaatttggagaTGATTAATAAGGATTGGACGTCAGCTAATATTCAAGGAGTTGGTGTCGGTTTTCCCTAAGAAAAGGCAACAGTAGGGTTAGctttttaatgtctttttctCGACGTCTCCTCTCTTCTCAGAACCACTACACTTAGAGGCCGTTTTAGTCAAATCAACTTATTTACATGTCTCGGCTgcctgtttctctctctctcgttgCATGCATGCTATGCTTTAGAGATCTTCTCCTCCTTTTAGAGCAATCCCGTTTTTCTCAGTGCGGGTCAACCGTCTCTAACAactatctcaagttctagaacaTGCACAGTCGGCCAATTAATTGCGGAAATGCTTCTGGAACAATTAAGAGCTAGAGCTGTTCTTTACGTCCTAAATCAGAGAACAGCTAGCCTGTCTTCGAAATTAACTATTCTAAGGCAGCCTCGTATCCCTAGCTCTTTAGGGTTTGGATGGCtagatttaaaaactatgaacATTTAATGAATCCCAGCATcgtgcttttttattattgttattaatgtgatggttgtttaaattaatttatttatatctcaactaatgttatcaattttaaaattaataatcatataaacctttaataattttaaaaaaactcaaacttatAAGTATTGAGTAAATCCAAAACATGAAATTACCCTTCATAGTTGTGATGTCCATCCTCTTTTTAACATTAATGGAGGTGCAACAAAGTTCATTGTATATATATGGAATAACAAAAGATATAATTGATTTGCGTATCTCTAtactaaaaatacaatatgtgGGATTCTAGTGAAAATCAATTCAGGCAACGGCCGACGATTAGATGTCACAATATCTTTCATAagagataattattattttcgtAGTAGTTGAAGAAAACCTatcattttctatatatataaaaaagtgcATCATTCTGAAagcattttttttgtgtgtacaTGGTTTACATGAGAGAATATGTGCTTATAGTGTTGTTTTccttataaaaattatcaaggaCAAAAGGTGGAGTGATTTCCCACGTGATAATATTTTCTAGTAGTTTTGAtgtatattcaaataaataatttactaATTACGCATGTAATATATGCAcaatttacaaattatatatatagtaaatgagatgtgataaaatttatataaattgatataGGTCGTGCAAGTGCTGGTCACtggtttatttcattaattgctgtttttttttttccttttcaaattcttgaaaacaaaaaaaaaaaaaaaaccgtttatgattttttaaaagctaaaaaaagtagttttaaaagttatgttttaaaaaaatatatataaaatataaaataaagaagttcATGATTACATGGCTACactattatttattcattgcTGGTCCACGATCCCTACACGTTTAAAAATACGATTCATTGATACCATCCATCAATGTCCTTTCATAGGATTTGGAGCGTTTATTGAGTACCTCGAgaagctttattattattattttgcatgaAAAAGCTGAAGGGAGGGTCCATGTTGTGTCCCAGCCACCGAGCTCCTGcaattcttcaaaataattaCATGTTGGTGGCGCGTGCGGGTTTACCATGTGCGCGATCAGGTATTGCGCACGTGTTACACGCGCAACTTCATCTAATTAAAGTGTTAGTGCTGCGTCACTATTGTATTGTTTCTAAGCTagaatagaaattatttttttaacagtgttaatttgaaaaataagttCATTTACTGTGTTAATGTGGAGAAAAACTCTGAAATTCCTCAACAAATAGGATAAAATATTCAACCGTTCCAGCTTAGAAACTTGTCGGGGTCTGTTTGCGGGCAGAAAGTCTCTGAAACAATGGCAGCGAGTATTTGGCACATTGCGCACCTACTCCGGTGACCAGAAACAAGACCACTAAAATTAGTTTGCATGGTTTTCGTGTGCTTCTCTCTCACAGTTCCTATCAACCCAGCAGTGACCGCCATGCACAAATTTTCCTAACAACTGCTCCTAAGACTTTCCTTCGATGCCATATTATATATAGAACCTCTTTATACAATCCCTCTCATTCAGTGTCCTCTGCAGCCCCcgtcaaaaaagaaagaaaaatacaccAAACCTTGACATGGAAACCTTGCCTTTCCTCTTAACCCTCGCAGCTGCTACATCAGTTTATCTTCTATGGTTCTATCTCCTAGCCCGTAAACTTACCGGCCCAAAAGTATGGCCTGTAGTGGGTAGCCTTCCATTACTGTTCGTGAACCGGAGAAGATTCCATGATTGGATTGCTGCTAACCTCCGCGCAACTGGTGGTGCCGGAACCTACCAGACGTGCACGATACCACTTCCTTTCTTGGCTCGCAAACAAGGATTCTACACAGTCACTTGCCACCCCAAAAACATGGAACATATTCTTCGAACCAAGTTTGATAACTATCCCAAAGGACCCGAATGGCAAGCTGCGTTTCATGATCTTTTAGGCCAAGGGATCTTTAATAGTGATGGAGAAACGTGGCTCATTCAACGCAAAACTGCAGCTTTAGAGTTCACTACTCGGACTTTACGGCAAGCCATGGCTCGATGGGTGAACCAGACAATCAAGAATCGTCTGTGGAACATTTTGGACAAGGCAGTTACAGCGAAGCATTCGGTGGACTTGCAAGAATTATTGCTTCGCTTAACCTTCGACAACATATGTGGACTCACATTTGGCAAGGATCCAGAGACTCTCTCGCCAGAAATGCCAGAAAATCCATTTGCTATTGCCTTTGACACGGCCACTGAGGCTACTCTACAGAGGTTTCTTTACCCTGGTATCTTGTGGAGAGTCCAGAAGCTTTTAGGAATTGGAGCAGAGAGGAGATTAAAGAAGAGCCTCGAAGTTGTGGAAAAATACATGGATGATGCCATCGCAGCACGCAAAGAAAACCCGTCTGATGATTTATTATCACGATTCATGAAGAAGAGAGACGTTGAAGGTAACCACTTTCCAATCTCTGTTCTGCAACGAATTGCTCTCAACTTTGTCCTTGCCGGCCGCGACACCTCATCTGTTGCTCTTAGCTGGTTCTTCTGGCTAGTCATGAACCATCCTGAAGTCGAAGCAAAGATAGTCAAGGAAATATCAGCCATACTCACGGAAACACGTGGAAATGATCGCCAGAAATGGCTTGATGAGCCTCTAGTCTTTGATGAAGCTGATAAACTTGTTTATCTCAAAGCAGCATTAGCTGAAACATTGCGTTTATACCCGTCAGTACCACAAGACTTCAAATACGTCGTGGAAAACGATGTTCTGCCCGACGGTACACGTGTACCAGCAGGTTCAACGATTACGTATTCTATTTATTCTGTTGGAAGGATGAAGAGCATATGGGGCGAGGACTGCATGGAATTTAAACCAGAGCGATGGCTATCACCAGAAGAGGACAGGTTTGAGCCACCTAAAGATGGCTACAAGTTTGTGGCCTTTAATGCTGGACCCAGGACTTGCCTAGGGAAGGACTTGGCTTACTTGCAAATGAAGTCTGTGGCTTCTGCTGTGCTGTTGCGCTACCGTTTGTCACTGGTTCCTGGTCACCGTGTAGAGCAGAAGATGTCTCTTACTTTGTTCATGAAGAATGGGCTCCACGTATTCTTGCATCCACGTACTCTTGCATAGGAGTGTTTCACCATTCTCGTCAAATCTCTGGAGCTTGTCTTGCTCAACTTTGCATTGCTTGGTGTTTACAGGAAACGACCAAGACAGCCATTCAGTCACAAATCATGGGGGTATTCCTGCCCATAATTCTGTTAAAGggtcatttttatttgttttttgtttccgtttttaaatttcttgttcATTGCTGGGTTCTAAATCCAGTGCGTACGTATACAAGCCATTCAAAATTAAGAGTGTTTGTCGTGTAATGTTGTATATTCGATATCAACAGATGTTTCTTTCATATGATTATGtgagtaaaaaagaagaaatgtacACTACCATTATTAACTCTTGCCTGCTGTGATGCTTGAGAATCTGCAACAAAAAGATACATCTAATAAATGGCTACCATTTGAAAGTTGCATCAACCTggacaaaaactaattaaaaacagAGATCCACATGTAGTTCCATCAATTTCTCTGCGTAAAACCATTGAGTCAAGCTCACTCTTCAGCAGAAATAAAACACTTGGAAAGAATTACCCGTTGTCCCACAGATTATGCCAAAAGTTGTGTAcacgaaaataaaaaattaccctAATGAAATTTTCACTTGGATTGATAATTAGATAATATAATTGCCGCgaaagcaaaaacaaaggaagaaacaTGCTGTAAAATCATAGAATTGATTCATTAGGTATTGAATGTAAACATTTACAAGCAGCTTTGGAGATACTTTACAGGTATATTCTTCATTGAGATGAATGCAATTGTTTCATTTGTGCCAGAGGCCCTGACATTGCATGCAACACAAACTTTGAGCTCAATTTTGGCGTTCAGAAATTTTGCCAGTTCTTCAAGCTCAAGAGTTTTGTATGAAGTTATTTGTCTAGTTGTTCTTCCATTTAATCTCGTTCACAATTTCACTTTTTCCCATTCAATCAACTGATCCTTCTGTATTGGTGCGGGAATCACTGGGCTAGCTTGAGCTGTCACCTATGTTAACTTCCATGAAAGCTAATCCAATATTTTCTCACCCGTTGAAAAGAGGTTCCAGACGACTGTTCCAACCAAGTAGAGCCCAACTGAAACCTTGAAAACATCATCCCAAGAACCTGAGAAGGTAACGAGGGAGTGAATCAATGCACAAGAATCAGATGGTGTAGGATTCAGTGTCTCAAATTTCAATAAAGAAGGCAGGGAGTGGGTCACACAGGAAACGGCGATGTAATACTTAGTTTCTGAAGCATTCAAAAGCTTGAATTAAAAGGCAACATTTAACCAAGGCAATGAGAATCTAGCAGGGTAACACGGCCATTTCCCTGTTCTCTTTTCTGTATTCAAAATGAGGACCATGTCCACAGAAGTTTTCTTATCAGAAAATCTAATGGAATCCTTAGTTTTTAGCTTCTAACagtttgactttattttttagaaatagaaACAGATTCATTACAATTTACAACTAGAGGAATTGAACTTTGAAGCCCAAATAACTGTTACTCCAAGAATGCAACTTCAGTGTGAAATAGGCTGCATTTTATGATGAGTGACGCTAGGCATGACAACATTAAATTTCCCTCAAGAAACGGTTCAAATCCTCTCATGTTCAGAATTCCAAGTTATCTAGATTAAAAAGGAGAATAGTAGCTAGTTAGTTTTTTCCATctaaaatattctaaaatcaTGACcattcatttaaatttgatgatttaGATTTAGTGGACAAGATAGTGCGAaatacaaacatgaaaaaacctGAATCTGAAAGAGTGAAACTGTCGTATCATTTCATTAAATAGATGACATATCACCCTTTTATAGTTTGCCACATTAGTAGTTATGTAAATTCAGTGAAACTGTTAGTATCCTACACCACGCAGTAGGGGcaatccttttttcttctttttttcacttttgcTTTATCCGGTTTTACTAAACCTTGCACTAGACGATGGGAGGCAACCCTCTTCATCCTCTAAAAACCTATTCTAGGATTTGATTATGAGACCTCCAATTTGAAAATCCTAAGTTTTAACCATCCAATTGTCCTCTTGGAAACTAGGACTTAACTCTAATACACAAAGTTAAAAACAGCTGTCTTTAAAACCATAACAAGGTTAATTTGAACGAAAATTCTATTTTTGAGCCTTCAAATTGATCTTGACTAAATTCGATCCAAATCCAAGACCATAATGACTAAGCTAGAAGTGACTTGGACAACTTTGGCATcctagaaaatttcaaaaaaaattctgttGGTTTTCTTCAAGGATGGTATAGTAGACTTTCGAGTTTGTCTTACCAGCAGCAACAAATGCCAAGGATGAGTTCTTACCATGTTGCAAGATGTAACCAGTGGCTGCAGTTCCAAACACCCCTGCCAATACTCCAGCTGTATTGGATAGACCAAGCAGCACTCCctggaaaaaaattacaaataaaaatagaaacaattaagtAAACATTCCTAGGAAATAGAAGCAATGACAGCATATAACAATACAGGAAAAACAGCTattcaacattgaatttcaAAGACCTCTTGAAAGGCACCCAATGGTAGTTGATTCGTGACAGCAATTAAAACACAATTAGTAGCCCCCACTACTAAACAAGCCAGATTTAGGACATCAACAGACAACAGCATTACAAGGATTGATACTCACAGAATATCGGGGGGCAATATCTTGATGGTTTGAATATAGACCAGACTGGGAAAATGCATCAGTTCCctgttgaagaaaaagaagcagtTAGTTCAAGAgaagagaatttttttaaaaaaatgatctcaTTCCACTAAAGCTAAAAAGAtacagaaaaataattaaactcttAGCAGAAATTTCTCTGAGTTGAGATGAGACAACGGAACTCCATGTATGGTCAGTCATAAATAGAACTTACAAGACAGAAAAAAGTGCGAACAAATAAACGATAACAAATGGTAAACAATGTGCAATACCTTTGCAAGtcaatacatataaatttgaaaagtgGAACGGTGCATGTTTTGATGTAAGAAGCAAACCTGGCTGCATGCCATGCACAGAACAGCCATTGCAGGAGAATCAATGTGGCTCAACTGAGTTAGGAAGAAGGCAGGGCCAAGAAAGCCAATTGATTGCATGATCTGTTAAGGAGGATGGAGAGCATGTTCAATTATCCATACAAAGCTGAACGAGTGAAGGaacatgatgaaataaataGTGCTTAACATCACTATTACAAAGCATGTTTCATTTGCCATGTCAAATTGAATGAACGAAGAAAGTACAGGAAATAAATAGTGCTAAGAAGAAGCAAATAAAGCAGAGATGATAAGAGAGGGGGATTGGTGAATTTTGCACCACCCTTAATGATACCTTACGGACTGTTGTAACAGATAAACCTTTGCTCACAAGAGTATCTGCAATCCAACCTCCCAAATTTGCAGAAAATGCCATTGTAAGCCAGGGCAAGACACAGAAAAGGCCAGATTCTGTAAGATTGAACTTCAAGACCTGTATGGCCAAAAGGAGATTCTGCTCAGTGGTATTATCAAGAGAAAGGTTGCTTTTATAGAAATGCAATTGCCAAGCTGTAAATATCTTCTGCAATTTGTCAGCAAGAAGATAGCAAAACTGAAGGTCAAAGAGAAAGTAGCATGTACTTCCTTGATTCAATGCATCGTTAGCAGAATTTGACAAGGAGGTTAAGGTACAGGATAGATGAATTGTAAATGAACTGTGTATCTTATAACAAGTAGCCTTTTATGGTTTCGTTCCTACCTGTGCCTCACATGTTACAATGCGTGAAGATAACGTcaacaagatttttaaaatccttAGAGAGTCTATGACATATAAAGGGTTATCTAATAAGGAGTAAACGATTCACTTGAAAATAACAGCTTCAAGGTCAGCCATCCCATAGTAAGCAGCGAGTCACAACACCAAGTTTCTCTTGTCATGCAAGTGATACATGGTTTCCCATTGATTCTCACCActttttcattgatttattaCGACCTTGACCATACATTATTCGTGGTTAATGGTTACTCCATTGACTATTTTACCCGTTAGCTAGCTCAGATAAAATCACTGGCTGCAACTCATGCACAACAAGACAAATGGAGTCCAAATGTCAAATGAACAGTTTAAACTCTGAGAATTCTCAAGATATCTGagatatgtttttatatgttacCAGGTCAAATCATTCAATCTCATGATGGAAAAAAAGACTTACTTGATTATAATATGTTGGCATCCATGTCAAAAGAATAAATGTTCCCCAGTTGTGACAGAAGTGAGACACTATTAGGGCCCATACAGGGGCTTTCGACAAGATTAGTCTCCAAGGGATCGTTTCAACAGGTTCCTTGGAAAAACTGTTCGCAAAAATCAACTTCTTTTCTGCAGGCCGCAGCTGAGGATCGTCGAGAGGTGAACTGTGTGCCTATAGGTAGAAAGAATGAAAAATGAGCATCTTGAAAGGTGACACGTTCTTTATTAGGGAAGAGAACCCTTGATTTAAAGCAAATTTTGCATGAGGAATCTTAATTTCCATggacagaaaaaataaaggctAAACAAAGGTTTAACCATCCAGATTATGGAACTTGTTAAATACCAAAAAGCTTTTTGTAATagtaatggaattataattttactttcTCTGCAACTTCCAATAAGTTGGCAAGAAACATCCCATatgaaaaacaatgataatctACAGAGAAAATTTACCTTACTGAGCCATGCAGCAAACCAAACCGTTCCTAGAGAACCAAAGGAGTAAAAAACCGATGGCCATCCAAACTGATGTATTAAAAATGGTGAAAAGGCCAGGCCAGTGACTGATCCAAGGTACATCCCGCTGTACACAAACGCTAATGATCTACTCCTCTCTGATACAGGAACCCATTTGGACAGAATGTTATTCATGGCAGGCATCGCAACACCCTGAAGCAGtaccaaattaatttaacaaacatCCAACATAGAATATGACACAAAGtcactcgtttttttttttctttgctagaTAACTTACCTCACCAATCCCCATGAAAGCGCGAACAACGAGTAGGAAGGGTAATCCAACTTTAGCAGCAACAGGAGTAAGAATCGTAGCAATGGACCACCAAATGACACCAAATCCCAAAACCTTCTTCCCGCCCACTGTGTCCGCCCAAATGCCACCAGCAATCTATCAATTAGAACAAAAATatgtgaaataaaattattaataagcaaatacataataataataataattaaggggGGGGAAGGGATGTTAAAGTTACTTGGGTGAGTAAGTAGCCCCAGAAAAATGAAGACTGGATCAAACCGACAGTGGCTGGGTTCCAATTGTTCTCGGCTGACATTGGAAGTATTGCAATGCTCATATTTACCTGCCAAGCAGCATCTGCTCATAATTTACTTCTTAAttacccaaaaaaattaaatatactaaTTATTTTCCATAATCGGAGTTAGAGTACTATTTTCTCCTCTTTATAATAATTCAACATaataagaaggaaaaagaaaaaagaaaagcaaatgtGGGCAACATACTCTATCCATATTGCAAAGAAGAAAAGCCGAGaaacaaagaatgacaatgacCCATCGTTTAGGGAACTCTTCCCACCACGGCATCGTACTATCCAGAACAACATCGTCCAAAGCATCCTCCTCCAACTTCACCGATTCCGGAACCGACTTCAATATCTCATACGGCTCCGACTTAACATCAGCATACACTTTCCATGTCTCACCCCGACCCGAATTCCTCACCGAGACCCGAGAAACACAACATCGGTGATTGTGTAACCGGACTCGAAAATTAAGCCGCTCTCTAGGTCTTCGTTTAGGGGATGAGATATCGGGAGGAGATTTTAGAGGGCGAAAAGTAGGGTCGGTGAAGGAGTAGAGAAGAGCTCTACTAGTGTTCATGGTGGTGACGTTAGGAAGGGaaactgttattgttttttaccaCATTTGAGCAAGAGAGAGATCAGGATATGATATTTTGAATAGTAGTAGTGGAAGAGATATTTATATGGGATTGGTACTGGTTTTGACATGTGTCCTCCTGTGATTGACGGGGATTTTAGGCGGGGAGTATAACGGAAAACAATATCAGCTGCCAGTTGGCCGTTGGGGTTATACTGTATTATTGGTGTGCTGCGGGgttgtttaaatgtttttaactataaaacaaatatttaaatattattaacatgtttttttataataaaaaatttaaaaatatgatatatgctgaataacatttttaaaaaaatattaatacataatATACTAattggtatttatttttaaatattgagataaaaatatattaaattattctggattaattttttaaatttacaatccAAATTATTGGAttatgataactttatagaaaaaaataaaaataaattatgaaaagacaattcttaattaacataatactaaatgataaaaaataaataaatattaaataaaatatatatttgagttaATATGGGTTAATTTATCGAACTTCTGATTTAAGTCgtaagattgagataaccctatataaaaaaatatagaaaaaacactttacaaAGGCCCAATTTTAAGCAAATTAatgttaatgataaaattaaaaaaaaaacttaattaaacaaatgataaaaaaataggacAATCTAAACtaacttattaaattcatgaCTCGCTTTTTAACCCTTAAgatcatgataaatttataagataaatatgaaacttaattttcaataaatttaatgttgaatgttaaaattctaaaaaaaataaataaaacgaaGATAACTACATAGAAATCTAActgagaaaataatataaagctcaattatcaaataacttaatattcaatgataaaattaaaaggaaaaaatatacatataaaataagattgaggtgttgaagggtgaaatgtgtgtgtgtgtgtgtgtgtgtccaattaaaaaagaatccaaaaaagaACCGAGTTAACTTATAAGCACGTGATCTAAGTTATGaataactcataaaaaaaaatcaaaaaacaataatgaaactagttttttttatataaaaaaaaatatattaagttaa
Coding sequences within it:
- the LOC118035217 gene encoding cytochrome P450 86A1, encoding METLPFLLTLAAATSVYLLWFYLLARKLTGPKVWPVVGSLPLLFVNRRRFHDWIAANLRATGGAGTYQTCTIPLPFLARKQGFYTVTCHPKNMEHILRTKFDNYPKGPEWQAAFHDLLGQGIFNSDGETWLIQRKTAALEFTTRTLRQAMARWVNQTIKNRLWNILDKAVTAKHSVDLQELLLRLTFDNICGLTFGKDPETLSPEMPENPFAIAFDTATEATLQRFLYPGILWRVQKLLGIGAERRLKKSLEVVEKYMDDAIAARKENPSDDLLSRFMKKRDVEGNHFPISVLQRIALNFVLAGRDTSSVALSWFFWLVMNHPEVEAKIVKEISAILTETRGNDRQKWLDEPLVFDEADKLVYLKAALAETLRLYPSVPQDFKYVVENDVLPDGTRVPAGSTITYSIYSVGRMKSIWGEDCMEFKPERWLSPEEDRFEPPKDGYKFVAFNAGPRTCLGKDLAYLQMKSVASAVLLRYRLSLVPGHRVEQKMSLTLFMKNGLHVFLHPRTLA
- the LOC118035216 gene encoding sodium-dependent phosphate transport protein 1, chloroplastic isoform X1 — protein: MNTSRALLYSFTDPTFRPLKSPPDISSPKRRPRERLNFRVRLHNHRCCVSRVSVRNSGRGETWKVYADVKSEPYEILKSVPESVKLEEDALDDVVLDSTMPWWEEFPKRWVIVILCFSAFLLCNMDRVNMSIAILPMSAENNWNPATVGLIQSSFFWGYLLTQIAGGIWADTVGGKKVLGFGVIWWSIATILTPVAAKVGLPFLLVVRAFMGIGEGVAMPAMNNILSKWVPVSERSRSLAFVYSGMYLGSVTGLAFSPFLIHQFGWPSVFYSFGSLGTVWFAAWLSKAHSSPLDDPQLRPAEKKLIFANSFSKEPVETIPWRLILSKAPVWALIVSHFCHNWGTFILLTWMPTYYNQVLKFNLTESGLFCVLPWLTMAFSANLGGWIADTLVSKGLSVTTVRKIMQSIGFLGPAFFLTQLSHIDSPAMAVLCMACSQGTDAFSQSGLYSNHQDIAPRYSGVLLGLSNTAGVLAGVFGTAATGYILQHGSWDDVFKVSVGLYLVGTVVWNLFSTGEKILD
- the LOC118035216 gene encoding probable anion transporter 1, chloroplastic isoform X2, coding for MSIAILPMSAENNWNPATVGLIQSSFFWGYLLTQIAGGIWADTVGGKKVLGFGVIWWSIATILTPVAAKVGLPFLLVVRAFMGIGEGVAMPAMNNILSKWVPVSERSRSLAFVYSGMYLGSVTGLAFSPFLIHQFGWPSVFYSFGSLGTVWFAAWLSKAHSSPLDDPQLRPAEKKLIFANSFSKEPVETIPWRLILSKAPVWALIVSHFCHNWGTFILLTWMPTYYNQVLKFNLTESGLFCVLPWLTMAFSANLGGWIADTLVSKGLSVTTVRKIMQSIGFLGPAFFLTQLSHIDSPAMAVLCMACSQGTDAFSQSGLYSNHQDIAPRYSGVLLGLSNTAGVLAGVFGTAATGYILQHGSWDDVFKVSVGLYLVGTVVWNLFSTGEKILD